The following proteins are co-located in the Streptococcus anginosus genome:
- a CDS encoding DUF896 family protein, producing the protein MEPKKIERINELAKKKKTVGLTPEEKVEQAKLREEYIEGYRRSVRHHIEGIKIVDEEGNDITPEKLRQVQREKGLHGRSLDDPNS; encoded by the coding sequence ATGGAACCAAAGAAAATCGAACGTATCAACGAACTTGCCAAAAAGAAAAAAACAGTTGGCCTAACGCCAGAAGAAAAAGTAGAGCAAGCTAAATTGCGTGAAGAATACATTGAAGGCTATCGTCGTAGCGTTCGCCACCACATTGAAGGGATTAAAATTGTGGATGAAGAGGGTAATGACATCACACCGGAAAAGCTCCGTCAAGTCCAACGTGAAAAAGGCTTGCACGGTCGAAGTTTGGATGATCCAAATTCGTAA
- the pbp2x gene encoding penicillin-binding protein PBP2X, whose translation MNGLRRRILNHALKNRRNPGYNRRRVGKNLSVLTVFVFFVFLINFAIIIGTGKKFGVNLAEQASQVHQITKIVPAKRGTIYDRNGLPIAEDATSYNVYAVIDKSYKSATGEILYVEESQYDKVADAFNKYLGMDKDYVKKQLSRKKLQQVSFGAQGNGISYSNMNTIREELKKAKVKGVDFTTSPNRSYKNGNFASVFIGLAQLQENKDGSKMLVGTTGLEAALNKTLAGTNGVITYEKDKNGNIVPGSDKVSRQTQDGKDVYTTLSSDLQSFLETRMNAFVEKAKGTYASATLVSAKTGEILATTQRPSFDADTKQDLTKDFAWSSALYQNQYEPGSTMKVMTLAAAIDNNTFPENETYNNSGLQIADVTIRDWNVNMGLSEGQTLTYAQGFALSSNVGMASLEKKMGDEKWLDYLSKFKFGLPTRFGMNYEDYGGLPADNIVTYAMSAFGQGISVTQIQMLRAFSSIANDGVMVEPKFISAIYDSKSGSARKASTEIVGHPVSKDAAKSTRDHMVTVGTDPIYGTLYSKAEGPIIKVPNQNVAVKSGTAQIAGENGSGYLTGANDYIYSVVAMTPAENPDFIMYVTLKQPSESFQPIFWKEVVNPVLEEAAAMKDTLNLTTQSPVLKSVSKEITYKMPSTKNTSPGDLADELRRNLVQPIILGTGKNIKKVSVKTGEALKSNQQILVLTDDFTEMPDMYGWTKKNAETFGEWLGIKVHVKGKGSKVVAQSVKTNASLKKIKEITITLGD comes from the coding sequence ATGAATGGACTCAGAAGACGAATTTTAAACCATGCTTTGAAAAATCGTAGGAATCCTGGTTACAACCGTAGACGAGTAGGGAAAAATCTAAGCGTTTTGACGGTTTTTGTCTTTTTTGTTTTCCTAATCAATTTTGCAATTATCATTGGAACGGGAAAGAAGTTTGGCGTGAATTTAGCTGAACAGGCAAGTCAAGTGCATCAAATCACAAAGATCGTCCCAGCTAAACGTGGAACTATTTATGACCGTAATGGTTTGCCAATAGCTGAAGACGCGACTTCCTATAATGTTTATGCTGTTATTGATAAAAGCTATAAGTCAGCAACAGGAGAAATTCTCTATGTAGAAGAATCTCAATACGATAAGGTAGCTGATGCATTTAACAAGTATCTTGGTATGGACAAGGACTACGTCAAAAAACAACTATCTCGAAAAAAATTACAACAAGTTTCGTTTGGTGCTCAAGGAAATGGTATCAGTTATAGCAATATGAATACCATTCGTGAGGAATTGAAAAAAGCGAAAGTAAAGGGAGTTGATTTCACAACTAGTCCAAATAGAAGCTATAAAAATGGGAATTTTGCTTCAGTATTTATAGGATTAGCGCAACTTCAGGAAAATAAAGACGGTAGCAAAATGCTTGTTGGGACGACAGGTTTAGAAGCCGCTTTAAACAAGACATTAGCCGGAACAAATGGTGTCATCACCTATGAAAAAGATAAAAACGGAAATATAGTACCGGGATCAGACAAGGTTTCAAGGCAAACACAAGATGGAAAAGATGTTTATACAACCTTATCTTCGGATTTACAGTCTTTCCTTGAAACGCGGATGAATGCTTTTGTGGAAAAAGCTAAGGGAACTTATGCCAGTGCCACATTAGTCAGTGCAAAAACTGGAGAAATTCTAGCAACGACGCAGCGTCCAAGCTTTGATGCCGATACGAAGCAAGATCTGACAAAAGACTTCGCTTGGTCTAGTGCTCTCTATCAAAATCAGTATGAACCTGGCTCAACGATGAAGGTTATGACACTAGCTGCAGCTATAGACAATAACACTTTCCCAGAAAATGAAACGTATAATAATAGTGGCTTACAAATTGCGGATGTAACGATTCGAGACTGGAATGTCAACATGGGACTTTCTGAAGGACAGACATTAACCTATGCTCAAGGCTTTGCTCTTTCTAGTAATGTGGGAATGGCTTCTCTTGAGAAAAAAATGGGTGACGAAAAATGGCTAGACTATCTTAGCAAGTTTAAATTTGGACTACCCACACGCTTTGGAATGAATTATGAAGATTACGGTGGTCTTCCGGCAGATAATATCGTAACCTATGCAATGAGTGCTTTTGGTCAAGGAATTTCGGTTACCCAAATACAAATGTTACGTGCTTTTTCTTCTATCGCCAATGATGGTGTAATGGTTGAACCAAAATTCATCAGTGCCATTTATGATTCCAAAAGCGGGAGTGCGCGTAAGGCTTCTACAGAAATTGTCGGGCACCCTGTTTCTAAAGATGCTGCTAAGTCAACGAGAGACCATATGGTGACTGTCGGTACAGATCCTATTTACGGAACCTTATATAGCAAGGCAGAAGGTCCGATTATCAAAGTGCCTAATCAAAATGTGGCAGTTAAATCCGGTACAGCACAAATTGCCGGAGAAAATGGCAGTGGTTATCTGACAGGGGCAAATGATTACATCTATTCTGTTGTGGCAATGACACCAGCAGAAAATCCTGATTTTATCATGTATGTAACTCTGAAACAGCCCTCAGAATCTTTCCAACCAATCTTCTGGAAAGAAGTTGTCAATCCGGTGCTAGAAGAAGCTGCAGCGATGAAGGATACGTTGAACTTGACGACGCAATCACCTGTTTTAAAGTCAGTTTCAAAAGAAATAACTTATAAAATGCCATCTACTAAAAATACCAGCCCTGGTGATTTAGCGGATGAGTTACGACGTAATCTTGTACAACCTATTATCCTAGGTACTGGTAAAAATATTAAAAAAGTTTCTGTAAAAACAGGTGAAGCACTGAAATCCAATCAGCAAATCCTTGTCTTAACAGATGACTTTACTGAAATGCCGGATATGTACGGTTGGACCAAGAAAAATGCTGAAACATTCGGTGAATGGTTGGGCATAAAAGTGCATGTTAAGGGTAAAGGCTCTAAGGTCGTTGCCCAAAGTGTCAAAACCAACGCATCACTCAAGAAAATAAAAGAAATAACAATTACATTAGGAGATTAG
- the mraY gene encoding phospho-N-acetylmuramoyl-pentapeptide-transferase, protein MLQAIVAGVVTFILTLVGIPAFIRFYHKAHISGQQMHEDVKQHQAKAGTPTMGGTVFLVASVLSSFVIALISRELSSAALMILFILVLYGIVGFLDDFLKIFRKINEGLNPKQKLVLQIIGGIVFYFFFDTHGGGDLLNVFGFPVHLGYLYIAFALFWLVGFSNAVNLTDGIDGLASISVTISLAAYAVIATVQHRFDILIVILSMIGGLLAFFIFNHKPAKIFMGDVGSLALGGMLAAISMALHQEWTLLLIGIVYVFETTSVMMQVSYFKLTGGKRIFRMTPVHHHFELGGLSGHGKAWSEWKVDFFFWGIGLAASLLTLAILYL, encoded by the coding sequence ATGTTACAAGCTATTGTTGCAGGTGTTGTGACCTTTATTCTAACTCTGGTTGGAATACCTGCTTTTATTCGTTTTTATCATAAAGCTCATATTTCTGGGCAACAAATGCACGAGGATGTGAAGCAGCACCAAGCAAAAGCGGGAACTCCAACCATGGGTGGGACTGTTTTCTTGGTAGCTTCCGTTTTGTCCAGTTTTGTGATTGCACTTATATCAAGAGAACTCTCAAGCGCTGCTTTGATGATATTGTTTATTCTTGTTTTGTACGGTATTGTTGGTTTCTTGGATGACTTTTTAAAGATTTTTCGCAAAATAAATGAAGGCTTAAATCCCAAACAAAAATTAGTTCTTCAAATTATTGGTGGTATTGTTTTTTACTTTTTCTTTGATACTCATGGTGGCGGTGACTTACTCAATGTTTTTGGTTTCCCAGTTCATTTAGGTTATCTTTATATCGCTTTTGCACTCTTTTGGCTGGTCGGTTTTTCCAACGCAGTCAATTTAACAGATGGTATTGATGGGTTAGCTAGCATTTCTGTTACAATCAGCTTAGCAGCTTATGCAGTTATTGCGACTGTTCAGCATCGTTTTGATATTTTAATTGTCATTTTGAGTATGATTGGCGGTCTGCTTGCCTTCTTCATTTTCAATCATAAACCAGCTAAAATTTTTATGGGGGATGTAGGAAGTTTAGCTCTCGGTGGTATGTTGGCAGCCATTTCGATGGCGCTTCACCAAGAATGGACGCTTCTTCTCATTGGAATTGTCTATGTTTTTGAGACAACTTCGGTCATGATGCAGGTTTCTTATTTCAAATTGACCGGTGGTAAAAGGATTTTCCGGATGACACCAGTTCATCACCATTTTGAATTAGGTGGTTTGTCAGGGCATGGTAAAGCTTGGAGTGAATGGAAGGTCGATTTCTTTTTCTGGGGAATTGGTCTTGCAGCTAGCTTACTAACACTTGCAATTTTATATTTATAA
- a CDS encoding TrkH family potassium uptake protein gives MSHFLSRLSPARRILLSFALVIVVGSLLLNLPFMQTATSKANYFDHLFTSVSMVCVTGLFTQSVADTYNVWGQIICMLLIQIGGLGLISFIGLIYVRSNQKLSFSNRTTLQESLSRDETNSIRDFLRSIFLITFSIEALGAFILSFRFVPLLGWGKGLLTSIFLAISAFCNAGFDNLGSTSLLAYKTDALVNLTIAALIIMGGLGFSVWFDLKTNIQTKGHKRKLRFHTKLVLALTAFILISGTCLTFLTEYQNTATIGRLPFEKKLLVSFFQTVTMRTAGFATIDYTQARPVTLLLYIIQMFLGGAPGGTAGGLKITTFLVVLAFARTEILGLPHTNFGHHTFSPSTIQKAFSVLIVFTTTFIIGLTFLTMVADNGHRFIYLMFEAMSALGTVGVTANLTPTLNHAALTVIMFLMFIGRIGPLTLIVSLSNRKPKKKDTIKFANANIIIG, from the coding sequence ATGTCACATTTTTTATCAAGATTATCTCCTGCTAGGCGCATTTTATTGAGCTTTGCCCTTGTAATTGTGGTGGGCTCTCTTCTTTTAAATCTGCCTTTTATGCAGACAGCGACTTCTAAAGCTAATTATTTTGACCACCTCTTTACATCAGTTTCAATGGTTTGTGTGACGGGGCTTTTTACGCAGTCTGTTGCAGATACTTACAATGTTTGGGGACAGATTATCTGTATGCTCCTCATTCAGATTGGCGGATTGGGGCTGATTAGCTTTATTGGGCTGATTTATGTCCGCTCCAATCAGAAACTCAGTTTTTCCAATCGTACTACTTTACAAGAAAGTCTTAGTCGAGATGAGACAAATTCTATTCGCGACTTTCTTCGCTCTATTTTTCTCATTACTTTCAGCATTGAAGCTCTTGGGGCATTTATCCTCAGTTTTCGCTTTGTCCCCCTTTTAGGATGGGGAAAAGGACTTCTAACCTCCATTTTCCTTGCTATCTCTGCATTTTGCAATGCTGGATTTGACAACTTAGGAAGCACTAGCTTGCTAGCTTATAAAACAGATGCCTTGGTCAATTTGACCATTGCTGCCTTGATTATCATGGGAGGCTTGGGTTTTTCAGTTTGGTTTGACTTAAAAACAAATATCCAGACAAAAGGACACAAGCGGAAATTACGTTTTCACACAAAATTGGTCCTTGCTTTAACAGCTTTCATCTTAATCAGTGGAACCTGCTTGACATTTCTGACAGAATATCAAAATACAGCTACTATTGGTCGACTTCCCTTTGAAAAGAAACTTTTAGTCAGCTTCTTTCAAACCGTCACCATGCGGACGGCTGGCTTTGCAACAATTGACTATACACAAGCTCGCCCAGTGACACTTCTCCTTTACATCATTCAAATGTTTCTAGGGGGTGCTCCCGGAGGAACGGCAGGGGGACTGAAAATCACTACTTTTTTGGTCGTATTAGCCTTTGCCCGAACGGAAATCCTTGGCTTGCCTCATACTAATTTTGGACACCATACGTTTTCTCCCTCTACCATTCAAAAAGCCTTTAGTGTCTTGATTGTCTTTACAACAACCTTTATCATTGGCTTGACTTTTTTGACTATGGTCGCTGATAATGGACATCGTTTTATTTACTTAATGTTTGAAGCCATGTCTGCTCTTGGAACGGTGGGCGTAACGGCAAATCTAACACCTACTTTAAATCATGCCGCCTTAACCGTGATTATGTTTTTGATGTTTATCGGACGTATCGGACCATTGACCTTAATTGTCAGTCTTTCCAATCGAAAACCGAAGAAAAAAGACACAATTAAATTTGCCAATGCAAATATTATTATTGGATAG
- a CDS encoding helix-turn-helix transcriptional regulator produces MNHVKDFRKNLGLSQLDLAKQIGVSRQTINMIENNKYNPTLELCINLALALKTDLNTLFWNK; encoded by the coding sequence ATGAATCACGTGAAAGATTTCCGAAAAAATCTAGGACTCTCGCAACTAGACCTTGCCAAACAAATTGGCGTTTCGCGGCAGACAATTAACATGATTGAAAACAACAAATATAATCCCACACTAGAACTTTGCATTAACCTAGCACTAGCTTTAAAGACAGACCTAAACACACTTTTTTGGAATAAGTAA
- a CDS encoding potassium channel family protein: protein MDKRTIGILGLGVFGRSIINTLRKYNCDIIAVDDHEDVINHFEPILARGVVGDITDHDLLQAAGIDTCDTVVVATGDNLESSVLAVMHCKSLGVEKVIAKVKSKTTRKVLLKVGADRCISPERETGISLAKNILHQATTDVIELDKNVSIIEFYPPQSWIGKNLAQLKLRQNHNLNIIGFREAPDGVLNIDTSPDYTFKKDELLMAVIDSQTFDHFEDITK, encoded by the coding sequence ATGGATAAACGAACAATCGGTATACTGGGTCTGGGAGTTTTCGGTCGCAGTATCATTAACACACTTCGCAAATACAACTGCGATATTATAGCTGTCGATGACCATGAAGATGTCATCAATCATTTTGAACCCATTTTAGCGCGAGGTGTGGTCGGCGATATTACAGACCATGATTTGCTTCAGGCGGCAGGGATTGATACCTGTGATACGGTAGTGGTCGCTACTGGAGACAATCTAGAATCGAGTGTCCTTGCTGTTATGCACTGCAAATCGTTAGGCGTTGAAAAGGTGATTGCCAAGGTGAAAAGTAAGACAACCAGAAAAGTCTTGCTAAAGGTCGGAGCTGATCGCTGCATCTCCCCTGAGCGTGAAACAGGGATTTCGCTTGCTAAAAATATTTTGCACCAAGCCACGACGGATGTCATTGAATTAGATAAAAATGTCTCTATTATTGAATTTTATCCACCTCAGTCTTGGATTGGTAAAAATTTAGCCCAATTAAAACTTCGTCAAAACCACAACCTCAATATCATTGGTTTTCGAGAAGCACCCGACGGTGTTCTCAACATTGATACATCACCTGACTATACCTTTAAAAAAGACGAACTGTTGATGGCAGTTATTGACAGTCAAACATTTGACCACTTTGAAGATATTACAAAATAG
- the rsmH gene encoding 16S rRNA (cytosine(1402)-N(4))-methyltransferase RsmH, with translation MTNEFHHVTVLLHETIDQLDIKPNGVYVDATLGGAGHSEYLLSKLGENGHLYAFDQDQTAIEHAQKRLASYVEQGMVTFINDNFRHLKACLNELGVEEIDGICYDLGVSSPQLDERERGFSYKQDAPLDMRMNREAKLTAYEVVNQYSYHDLVRIFFKYGEDKFSKQIARKIEQMREKKLIETTTELAEIIKSAKPAKELKKKGHPAKQIFQAIRIEVNDELGAADESIQQAMDLLAVDGRISVITFHSLEDRLTKQLFKEASTVDVPKGLPFIPEDLQPKMKLVTRKPILPSKEELDNNNRAHSAKLRVAQKVHK, from the coding sequence ATGACAAATGAATTTCATCATGTAACAGTTCTTCTGCACGAAACCATTGATCAACTTGATATAAAACCAAATGGAGTCTATGTTGATGCAACATTAGGTGGAGCAGGACATAGTGAATATTTATTGAGTAAATTAGGGGAAAACGGTCATCTATATGCTTTTGATCAAGATCAGACTGCTATTGAGCATGCTCAAAAACGCTTAGCGTCGTATGTTGAACAAGGAATGGTGACTTTTATCAATGACAATTTTCGTCATTTAAAAGCTTGCTTGAATGAACTAGGTGTTGAAGAAATTGATGGTATTTGTTATGATTTAGGAGTTTCGAGTCCGCAACTTGATGAGCGTGAGCGTGGCTTTTCCTATAAACAAGATGCTCCGCTTGATATGCGAATGAATCGTGAGGCAAAGCTAACAGCTTATGAAGTAGTTAATCAATATAGCTATCATGATTTGGTGCGGATTTTTTTTAAGTATGGGGAAGATAAGTTTTCAAAACAAATTGCTCGTAAAATTGAGCAAATGCGTGAAAAGAAACTGATTGAGACCACTACGGAGTTGGCAGAGATTATTAAATCTGCTAAGCCTGCCAAGGAATTAAAGAAAAAAGGTCACCCAGCTAAACAGATTTTTCAAGCCATTCGTATTGAGGTCAATGATGAGTTGGGAGCGGCAGACGAGTCCATTCAACAGGCGATGGATTTGTTAGCGGTTGATGGGCGGATTTCTGTGATTACTTTTCATTCGTTAGAAGACCGCTTGACCAAGCAACTTTTTAAAGAGGCATCAACAGTGGATGTGCCGAAAGGCTTACCATTTATTCCAGAGGATTTACAACCTAAAATGAAATTGGTTACTCGAAAACCTATTTTACCAAGTAAAGAAGAACTAGATAACAATAATCGCGCGCATTCAGCCAAGCTGCGTGTGGCGCAAAAAGTACATAAGTGA
- the ftsL gene encoding cell division protein FtsL, which produces MANNRPRTTSQILQARIQRFSRVEKAFYGAIVLTAVILATSVVFMQTKLLQVQRDLTTVNSKIEAKRTELDDAKQEVNELIRSERLSKLASSQEMTQNNENIRTAE; this is translated from the coding sequence ATGGCAAATAATAGACCAAGAACGACTAGCCAGATACTTCAGGCGCGTATTCAAAGATTTTCTCGTGTTGAAAAGGCATTTTATGGCGCTATAGTCTTGACGGCAGTTATCTTAGCAACCAGTGTTGTCTTTATGCAAACAAAATTATTGCAGGTGCAACGTGATTTAACGACTGTCAATTCAAAAATTGAAGCAAAGCGCACAGAACTAGATGATGCTAAACAAGAAGTAAACGAATTGATTCGTAGTGAACGTTTGTCAAAATTAGCAAGTTCACAGGAAATGACTCAGAATAATGAAAATATCAGAACGGCGGAGTAG